One Saccharopolyspora erythraea NRRL 2338 genomic region harbors:
- a CDS encoding GntR family transcriptional regulator: protein MRNDIPPHRAGEPIRAGVPEHGRIPRYYAVKTELLVLIEEIGEGACLPAERELAERYGVSRVTLRQAVGELVLEGRLLRRQGSRTVVAPPKLLQPLALVSYTEGIRTQGLEPGRTVISAEVLSADPQLAADLGVEPGGEVIYLERVLLAGGERVGLESSYLPRHRFPRLLEDFDADGSLYAFLQRELGVVFGEAEERIETVLATPREALLIGTNPATPMILLHRVSWEPDGTPIERVRSLFRGDRFSFVTRLRQ, encoded by the coding sequence GTGCGAAACGACATCCCGCCGCACCGCGCAGGCGAACCGATCCGGGCCGGTGTCCCGGAGCATGGCCGCATCCCGCGCTACTACGCGGTCAAGACCGAGCTGCTCGTGCTGATCGAGGAGATCGGCGAAGGGGCCTGCCTGCCCGCCGAGCGCGAGCTGGCCGAGCGCTACGGCGTGTCGCGGGTGACGCTGCGCCAGGCGGTCGGCGAGCTGGTGCTCGAAGGCAGGCTGCTGCGCAGGCAGGGCAGCCGGACCGTCGTCGCGCCCCCGAAGCTGCTGCAACCGCTGGCGCTGGTCAGCTACACCGAGGGCATCCGCACGCAGGGCCTCGAGCCCGGCCGGACCGTGATCAGCGCCGAGGTGCTGTCCGCCGACCCGCAGCTCGCCGCCGATCTCGGGGTCGAGCCCGGCGGCGAGGTGATTTACCTGGAACGGGTGCTGCTGGCGGGCGGCGAACGCGTCGGGCTGGAGTCGAGCTACCTGCCGAGGCACCGGTTCCCGCGGCTGCTCGAAGACTTCGACGCCGACGGCTCGCTGTACGCGTTCCTGCAGCGGGAGCTGGGCGTGGTGTTCGGCGAGGCCGAGGAACGCATCGAGACGGTGCTGGCCACGCCCCGGGAGGCGCTGCTGATCGGCACCAACCCGGCGACGCCGATGATCCTGCTGCACCGGGTGTCGTGGGAGCCGGACGGGACGCCGATCGAGCGGGTCCGGTCGCTTTTCCGCGGCGACCGCTTCAGCTTCGTGACCCGCCTCCGCCAGTGA
- a CDS encoding bifunctional methylenetetrahydrofolate dehydrogenase/methenyltetrahydrofolate cyclohydrolase, which translates to MSATILDGKATKNTIFEELRPRVARLAEQGRTPGLATVLVGDDPASHSYVRAKHNDCAKVGINSIRKELPADASQSDVEAVVDELNADPACHGYIIQLPLPEQLDAGPLLERIAPEKDADGLHPISLGRLVLGEQAPLPCTPRGIIELLRRYDVPLAGARVAVVGRGITVGRPIGLLLTRRSENATVTLCHTGTKDLAEEVRRADIVVAAAGRPHLITADMVRPGAAVLDVGVTRTDSGLAGDVHPDVAEVAGFLSPNPGGIGPMTRAMLLSNVVEAAERAAS; encoded by the coding sequence GTGAGCGCGACGATTCTCGACGGCAAGGCCACCAAGAACACCATCTTCGAGGAGCTGCGACCCCGGGTCGCACGCCTCGCCGAGCAGGGCCGGACCCCGGGCCTGGCGACGGTGCTGGTCGGGGACGACCCCGCCTCGCACTCCTACGTCCGGGCCAAGCACAACGACTGCGCGAAGGTCGGCATCAACTCCATCCGCAAGGAGCTGCCCGCCGACGCCTCCCAGTCCGACGTCGAGGCCGTCGTGGACGAGCTCAACGCCGACCCGGCCTGCCACGGCTACATCATCCAGCTTCCGCTGCCCGAGCAGCTCGACGCCGGGCCGCTGCTCGAGCGCATCGCGCCGGAGAAGGACGCCGACGGCCTGCACCCGATCAGCCTCGGCCGCCTGGTCCTCGGTGAGCAGGCGCCGCTGCCGTGCACGCCGCGCGGGATCATCGAGCTGCTGCGCCGCTACGACGTGCCGCTGGCGGGCGCCCGCGTCGCCGTCGTCGGCCGCGGCATCACCGTCGGCCGCCCCATCGGCCTGCTGCTCACCCGCCGCAGCGAGAACGCCACGGTCACCCTCTGCCACACCGGCACCAAGGATCTGGCCGAGGAGGTCCGCCGCGCCGACATCGTCGTGGCCGCCGCCGGACGTCCGCACCTGATCACCGCCGACATGGTGCGCCCCGGTGCCGCGGTGCTCGACGTGGGCGTGACCCGCACCGACTCCGGGCTGGCCGGGGACGTGCACCCCGACGTCGCCGAGGTGGCCGGGTTCCTGTCGCCGAACCCGGGCGGCATCGGCCCGATGACGCGCGCGATGCTGCTGAGCAACGTCGTGGAAGCCGCCGAGCGCGCGGCGAGCTGA
- a CDS encoding MFS transporter produces the protein MLRPYRLLAAVPNATSLMVCSLLGRLHMPAIAMVMSFLIADWTGSYAAGGVLGAALTIGQGIAGPLRGRAADRSSAPKLLLVSGALYGLGLVVIALLARQDGPLDPALWWVLLPLCVLTGLAHPPVTQVGRAIWPRISRGPAREAAYAVEATMQELLFVVTPVLAASAVAFWNPVVATLLCAVASAVGPAVFAAALWRAGLRDAPIRAEGDGGGASLFRLPGFVPMLAFSALIVGGLVSVDLVLVGWSRERETPELAGVLAAVWAVGSLVGGLLMGGVTGRPRLWLRALLAALGLVALVPALPPVAEPASPWLVGLILFAGGTAIAPTLAAVNGRLAEIAPDERRSEAFGWFSTATTAGVAVASPVAGSMLDTAGPAAAAAAAGAAALLSVSLVARHSVRGSRIPRVAEETAPT, from the coding sequence GTGCTGCGCCCCTACCGCCTGCTGGCCGCCGTCCCGAACGCCACGAGCCTGATGGTCTGCAGCCTCCTGGGGCGCCTGCACATGCCGGCGATCGCCATGGTCATGAGCTTCCTGATCGCCGACTGGACGGGTTCCTACGCCGCCGGCGGCGTCCTCGGCGCGGCGCTGACGATCGGCCAGGGCATCGCGGGACCGTTGCGCGGCCGCGCCGCCGACCGCAGCTCGGCGCCGAAGCTGCTGCTGGTCTCGGGCGCGCTCTACGGGCTGGGGCTGGTGGTGATCGCGCTGCTGGCGCGGCAAGACGGCCCGCTCGACCCCGCGCTGTGGTGGGTGCTGCTGCCGCTGTGCGTGCTCACCGGGCTCGCGCACCCGCCGGTCACCCAGGTGGGCCGGGCGATCTGGCCGCGGATCTCGCGGGGGCCGGCGCGGGAGGCCGCTTATGCCGTCGAGGCGACCATGCAGGAGTTGCTGTTCGTGGTCACCCCGGTGCTGGCCGCGTCGGCAGTGGCCTTCTGGAACCCGGTGGTCGCGACGTTGCTGTGCGCGGTTGCCTCCGCGGTCGGGCCCGCGGTGTTCGCCGCCGCGCTGTGGCGGGCGGGCCTGCGCGACGCCCCGATCCGCGCGGAGGGCGACGGCGGTGGCGCGTCGCTGTTCCGGCTTCCCGGGTTCGTGCCGATGCTCGCCTTCTCCGCGTTGATCGTGGGCGGTCTGGTGTCGGTGGACCTGGTGCTGGTCGGCTGGTCCCGCGAGCGGGAAACGCCGGAGCTGGCGGGAGTCCTCGCGGCGGTCTGGGCGGTCGGCTCGCTGGTGGGCGGACTGCTCATGGGCGGGGTGACGGGCAGGCCGAGGCTGTGGCTGCGTGCGCTGCTGGCAGCGCTGGGCCTGGTAGCGCTGGTCCCGGCACTGCCTCCGGTGGCGGAGCCGGCCTCGCCGTGGCTGGTCGGGCTGATCCTGTTCGCCGGCGGTACCGCGATCGCGCCGACGCTGGCGGCGGTCAACGGCAGGCTCGCCGAGATCGCGCCGGACGAGCGCCGCTCGGAGGCGTTCGGATGGTTCTCCACCGCCACCACGGCCGGTGTCGCGGTGGCGTCCCCGGTGGCGGGCTCGATGCTGGACACCGCGGGACCGGCCGCGGCCGCCGCGGCGGCGGGAGCGGCGGCCCTGCTGTCGGTGTCGCTTGTCGCACGTCACAGCGTCCGCGGATCGCGCATCCCCAGGGTGGCGGAGGAGACTGCACCCACGTGA
- a CDS encoding phosphate/phosphite/phosphonate ABC transporter substrate-binding protein → MRTSRLAGAAAGFAAVALTLSACGPSAADQNASGGDEIVFASIPSEESTSLQASYQPVLDMLAKETGKTVRFQQATDYAAVIEGQRAGKIDIAQYGPFSYVLAKNKGVAATAVSGQVEAKGEAPGYLSYGITRPDSGINGLADLRGKKVCFVDPTSTSGYLYPKAGLLKAGINTDTDIQPIYSGGHDSAALAVAKGDCDAGFAQNATVDTQLVEKGQLKPGELRTIWRSETVPGSPVAVSDELAPQVGEKVTAALREKANSDYLRANGFCQGDCKLGDIGGWGYAPVDDAFYNGIREVCDVTRDKQCQ, encoded by the coding sequence ATGCGCACCAGCAGACTGGCCGGTGCCGCCGCCGGCTTCGCCGCGGTGGCGCTCACGCTCTCCGCCTGCGGCCCCAGCGCCGCCGACCAGAACGCTTCCGGCGGCGACGAGATCGTCTTCGCCTCCATCCCCTCCGAGGAGTCGACCAGCCTCCAGGCGAGCTACCAGCCGGTGCTGGACATGCTCGCCAAGGAGACCGGCAAGACCGTGCGCTTCCAGCAGGCGACCGACTACGCGGCCGTCATCGAGGGCCAGCGCGCCGGGAAGATCGACATCGCGCAGTACGGGCCGTTCTCCTACGTGCTGGCCAAGAACAAGGGCGTGGCGGCCACCGCCGTCTCCGGTCAGGTTGAAGCCAAGGGCGAGGCGCCCGGCTACCTCTCCTACGGCATCACCCGCCCGGACTCCGGCATCAACGGCCTCGCCGACCTGCGCGGCAAGAAGGTCTGCTTCGTCGACCCCACCTCCACCTCGGGCTACCTGTACCCGAAGGCCGGCCTGCTGAAGGCCGGGATCAACACGGACACCGACATCCAGCCGATCTACTCCGGCGGCCACGACTCGGCCGCGCTGGCGGTGGCCAAGGGCGACTGCGACGCCGGGTTCGCCCAGAACGCCACGGTCGACACCCAGCTCGTCGAGAAGGGCCAGCTCAAGCCGGGCGAACTGCGCACGATCTGGCGCTCGGAGACCGTGCCGGGCTCGCCGGTGGCCGTCAGCGACGAGCTCGCCCCGCAGGTCGGGGAGAAGGTCACCGCGGCGCTGCGGGAGAAGGCCAACTCCGACTACCTGCGGGCCAACGGCTTCTGCCAGGGCGACTGCAAGCTCGGCGACATCGGCGGCTGGGGCTACGCCCCGGTCGACGACGCCTTCTACAACGGCATCCGCGAGGTCTGCGACGTGACGAGGGACAAGCAGTGCCAGTGA
- the phnC gene encoding phosphonate ABC transporter ATP-binding protein, translating into MIAFDRVGKTFDGGVRALDDVSIEVARGEVLVLLGLSGSGKSTLLRHVDGLQRPTSGNVAVLGEDVGRLGGGGLRALRRRVGFVFQQFHLVGSLTVLENVCTGALGTLRGPRLGLLSYPKRIRHAALERLERVGLGDQALQRADTLSGGQQQRVAVARALLQKPEILLADEPVASLDPDSAAQVMSLIAEIAEEDGLTVVCSLHQVDLALSWGHRIVGLRSGRVVLDTPVHGLSRDEAMSIYSKVGTELAPVAVS; encoded by the coding sequence GTGATCGCATTCGACCGGGTCGGCAAGACCTTCGACGGCGGGGTCCGGGCGCTCGACGACGTCTCGATCGAGGTCGCCCGCGGCGAGGTGCTGGTGCTGCTCGGCCTGTCGGGCTCGGGCAAGTCGACGCTGCTGCGCCACGTCGACGGACTGCAACGCCCCACCTCCGGCAACGTCGCGGTGCTCGGCGAGGACGTCGGCAGGCTGGGCGGCGGGGGACTGCGCGCGCTGCGGCGCCGCGTCGGGTTCGTGTTCCAGCAGTTCCATCTCGTCGGCTCGCTGACCGTGCTGGAGAACGTCTGCACCGGCGCGCTGGGCACGCTGCGCGGACCGCGCCTCGGCCTGCTGAGCTACCCCAAGCGCATCCGCCACGCCGCGCTGGAACGGCTGGAGCGCGTCGGGCTCGGCGACCAGGCCCTGCAACGGGCGGACACCCTGTCCGGCGGGCAGCAGCAGCGGGTCGCCGTCGCGCGGGCACTGCTGCAGAAGCCCGAGATCCTGCTCGCCGACGAGCCCGTCGCCTCGCTCGACCCGGACTCGGCGGCTCAGGTGATGAGCCTGATCGCCGAGATCGCCGAGGAGGACGGCCTGACCGTGGTGTGCAGCCTGCACCAGGTCGACCTGGCGCTGAGCTGGGGACACCGCATCGTCGGGCTGCGCTCCGGACGGGTCGTGCTCGACACCCCGGTGCACGGGCTCAGCCGGGACGAAGCCATGTCGATCTACTCCAAGGTCGGCACCGAGCTCGCGCCGGTGGCGGTCTCATGA
- a CDS encoding DMT family transporter, with product MTTRADTTTTPSRTHPMRKVLGLAGATAVGVLLALQSRINGTLGVRMHDGIAAAVISFGSGLVVLVVCTAVLPKARNGVKRVLAEVRSGGGLRWWQCLGGVCGGYLVISQGTAAIELGVALFTVTVVAGQVSSGLLVDRLGLGPAGPQPVTFLRALGAGLAVVAVLVAVSAQLGTARASWLVLLPLFAGIGLAWQAAVNGRVQQTSRSSVMAATLNFGTGTLALLVVFAVEVALRGLPHGAPPEPWLYIGGFLGIFVIGGAVALVRHTGVLLLSMGMIAGQLLGALLLDLLVPVPGQTVPMSTVAGVGLTLVAVCVAALPDRAVRRPRDLGR from the coding sequence GTGACGACCCGTGCCGACACCACCACAACACCATCGCGGACGCACCCGATGCGCAAGGTCCTCGGCCTGGCCGGGGCGACCGCGGTCGGGGTCCTGCTGGCCCTGCAGTCCCGGATCAACGGCACGCTCGGCGTGCGCATGCACGACGGCATCGCGGCGGCGGTGATCTCGTTCGGCTCCGGTCTGGTGGTGCTGGTCGTCTGCACGGCGGTGCTGCCGAAGGCCCGCAACGGGGTGAAGCGGGTGCTCGCCGAGGTCCGCTCCGGCGGCGGTCTGCGCTGGTGGCAGTGCCTTGGCGGGGTTTGCGGCGGCTACCTGGTGATCAGCCAGGGCACGGCCGCCATCGAGCTGGGCGTCGCGCTGTTCACGGTCACGGTGGTGGCGGGGCAGGTCAGCAGCGGGCTGCTGGTCGACCGGCTCGGTCTCGGTCCCGCGGGCCCGCAGCCGGTGACCTTCCTCCGGGCGCTGGGCGCGGGCCTGGCGGTGGTGGCCGTGCTGGTCGCGGTGTCGGCGCAGCTCGGGACGGCCCGGGCGAGCTGGCTGGTGCTGCTGCCGCTGTTCGCGGGCATCGGGCTGGCCTGGCAAGCGGCGGTCAACGGGCGGGTGCAGCAGACGTCCCGGTCGTCGGTGATGGCGGCGACGCTGAACTTCGGCACCGGCACCCTCGCCCTGCTCGTGGTGTTCGCCGTGGAGGTGGCGCTGCGCGGGCTGCCGCACGGCGCACCGCCGGAACCGTGGCTCTACATCGGCGGTTTCCTGGGCATCTTCGTCATCGGCGGTGCCGTCGCCCTCGTGCGCCACACCGGGGTGCTGCTGCTGAGCATGGGCATGATCGCCGGCCAGCTGCTGGGGGCGCTGCTGCTGGACCTGCTGGTCCCGGTTCCCGGCCAGACCGTGCCGATGTCCACAGTGGCCGGGGTCGGGCTGACCCTGGTCGCGGTCTGCGTCGCGGCGTTGCCGGACCGGGCGGTGCGCCGCCCGCGCGATCTGGGACGATGA
- a CDS encoding DUF3017 domain-containing protein — translation MTGGFGGKSRASVHFPFAAVVLVALIGFLRIAMQHWRQGSVLIGVALVLAAVLRALLTNEQAGLLAIRSRAIDILLYGGLGVVIVVVAMTITRGPF, via the coding sequence ATGACCGGTGGGTTCGGCGGGAAGAGCAGGGCGTCGGTGCACTTCCCCTTCGCCGCGGTGGTGCTGGTCGCCCTGATCGGGTTCCTGCGCATCGCGATGCAGCACTGGCGGCAGGGCTCGGTGCTGATCGGCGTCGCGCTGGTGCTGGCGGCGGTGCTGCGCGCGCTGCTCACCAACGAGCAGGCGGGACTGCTGGCGATCCGCAGCCGGGCGATCGACATCCTGCTCTACGGCGGGCTGGGTGTGGTGATCGTCGTGGTGGCGATGACGATCACGCGTGGGCCGTTCTGA
- a CDS encoding TIGR03364 family FAD-dependent oxidoreductase, with the protein MRVLIVGGGVLGTMHALRALENGHHVVHLEREPEARGASVRNFGLVWVSGREPGPDLELALRARQAWERIGADVPGVGFRPNGSLTLLRTDAEIAVAEGMTDLAERGTKLVEAAEAKALNPVLRGDFRAALWCERDGAVESRLALPALRAHLAATGRYTWLPGREVRDAGEGWVRDDTAQRHEADVVVLCTGAALGGLVRELRPELPVRRVRLQMMQTDPLGEELATSIADGDSLRYYPAYRGAALDELNRAEPQPPVAADNGMQLLMVQRLDGGLTIGDTHDYAEPFPFDVREEPYDHLVRRAEELLGRPLPRVTRRWAGVYAQTADKSQVVHREQVRPGIWLVTGPGGRGMTGSPAIAEDTLREIEEH; encoded by the coding sequence GTGCGAGTACTGATCGTGGGCGGCGGCGTGCTGGGAACCATGCACGCGCTGCGCGCCCTGGAGAACGGCCATCACGTGGTGCACCTGGAGCGCGAGCCGGAGGCGCGCGGCGCCTCGGTCCGCAACTTCGGCCTGGTGTGGGTCAGCGGCCGCGAACCCGGCCCCGACCTGGAGCTGGCCCTGCGCGCCCGCCAAGCCTGGGAGCGCATCGGCGCCGACGTGCCCGGTGTCGGCTTCCGGCCCAACGGGTCGCTGACCCTGTTGCGCACCGACGCCGAGATCGCGGTCGCCGAAGGCATGACCGACCTCGCCGAACGCGGCACGAAGCTGGTCGAAGCCGCCGAGGCCAAGGCCCTGAACCCGGTGCTGCGCGGCGACTTCCGGGCCGCGCTGTGGTGCGAGCGCGACGGCGCCGTGGAGTCCCGCTTGGCGCTGCCCGCGTTGCGCGCCCACCTCGCCGCCACCGGCCGCTACACGTGGCTGCCCGGTCGCGAGGTCCGCGACGCGGGCGAGGGCTGGGTCCGCGACGACACCGCCCAGCGCCACGAGGCCGACGTTGTCGTGCTGTGCACCGGCGCCGCCCTCGGCGGCCTGGTCCGCGAGCTGCGGCCCGAACTGCCCGTGCGCCGAGTGCGGCTGCAGATGATGCAGACCGACCCGCTCGGCGAGGAGCTGGCGACCTCGATCGCCGACGGCGACAGCCTGCGCTACTACCCCGCCTACCGGGGCGCCGCGCTGGACGAGCTGAACCGCGCCGAGCCGCAGCCGCCCGTCGCCGCCGACAACGGCATGCAGCTGCTGATGGTGCAGCGCCTCGACGGCGGGCTGACCATCGGCGACACCCACGACTACGCCGAGCCGTTCCCCTTCGACGTGCGGGAGGAGCCCTACGACCACCTGGTGCGCCGCGCCGAGGAGCTGCTCGGCCGACCGCTGCCGCGTGTCACCCGCCGCTGGGCGGGCGTCTACGCCCAGACCGCCGACAAGTCGCAGGTCGTGCACCGCGAGCAGGTCCGGCCCGGGATCTGGCTGGTCACCGGCCCCGGCGGGCGCGGGATGACCGGTTCCCCGGCCATCGCCGAGGACACGCTGCGCGAGATCGAGGAGCACTGA
- a CDS encoding dihydrofolate reductase family protein, protein MATFKLQLQVTADGYMAGPNGEMDWMTLPWTDDMNSYVDALTEPVDRIVLGRKLAEGFIPAWASRPEGETQETIDWMNGTPKVVISDSLTESPWDGAVVAGGDLAEIVERLKAEPGGDLITYGGATLASELIARGLLDELHLFVNPTAIGTGLPVFPNTGAYQRFRLVTARPFDCGITAMHYEPERS, encoded by the coding sequence GTGGCCACTTTCAAGCTCCAGCTCCAGGTCACCGCCGACGGTTACATGGCGGGCCCGAACGGCGAGATGGACTGGATGACGCTGCCGTGGACCGACGACATGAACTCCTACGTCGACGCGCTGACCGAACCGGTCGACCGCATCGTGCTGGGCCGCAAGCTCGCCGAGGGGTTCATCCCGGCGTGGGCGTCCCGGCCCGAGGGCGAGACGCAGGAGACGATCGACTGGATGAACGGCACGCCCAAGGTGGTGATCTCGGACAGTCTCACCGAGTCGCCCTGGGACGGCGCCGTCGTCGCGGGCGGCGACCTCGCCGAGATCGTCGAGCGGCTGAAGGCCGAGCCCGGCGGGGACCTGATCACCTACGGCGGCGCGACGCTCGCTTCCGAGCTGATCGCCAGGGGCCTGCTCGACGAGCTGCACCTCTTCGTCAACCCCACCGCCATCGGAACCGGTCTGCCCGTGTTTCCCAACACCGGTGCCTACCAGCGGTTCCGGCTCGTCACGGCGCGGCCGTTCGACTGCGGGATCACCGCGATGCACTACGAGCCGGAGCGGTCCTGA
- a CDS encoding phosphonatase-like hydrolase: MIELVVMDMAGTTVADGGLVEAAFTDAIAEVGVAESDPAFPGMLDHVRRTMGESKISVFRTLLDGDETRARQANEAFERAYGRRVGECTEIDGAAETIRRLRDAGVKVALTTGFSEVTQRQIIDALGWDGLADLTLTPAQAGRGRPYPDMVLTALLRLGVDDVRHVAVVGDTAYDVGSGLRAGASVVAGVLTGAHGTAELTEAGATHVIDSVRDLPAIVRVH; encoded by the coding sequence ATGATCGAGCTCGTCGTCATGGACATGGCCGGGACCACCGTCGCCGACGGCGGCCTGGTGGAGGCCGCCTTCACCGACGCGATCGCCGAGGTCGGCGTCGCCGAGTCCGATCCCGCGTTCCCCGGCATGCTCGACCACGTCCGCCGCACCATGGGCGAGTCGAAGATCTCGGTGTTCCGCACGCTGCTCGACGGCGACGAAACCCGCGCGCGGCAGGCGAACGAGGCTTTCGAGCGCGCCTACGGCAGGCGGGTCGGTGAGTGCACCGAGATCGACGGCGCGGCCGAGACCATCCGGCGGCTCCGAGACGCGGGCGTGAAGGTCGCGCTGACCACCGGGTTCTCCGAGGTCACGCAACGCCAGATCATCGACGCGCTGGGCTGGGACGGCCTGGCCGACCTCACCCTCACCCCCGCGCAGGCCGGCCGCGGCCGGCCCTACCCCGACATGGTGCTCACCGCCCTGCTGCGGCTGGGCGTCGACGACGTCCGCCACGTCGCCGTCGTCGGGGACACCGCCTACGACGTCGGATCGGGACTGCGCGCCGGCGCGTCGGTCGTCGCCGGGGTGCTCACCGGCGCCCACGGCACCGCCGAGCTCACCGAGGCCGGTGCCACCCACGTCATCGACTCCGTCCGCGACCTGCCCGCCATCGTCCGAGTCCACTGA